In one window of Henckelia pumila isolate YLH828 chromosome 1, ASM3356847v2, whole genome shotgun sequence DNA:
- the LOC140876893 gene encoding uncharacterized protein, translated as MSCAFWRTYGRNLGAREMMQRILKKSDFSKEEFPYDPEIERTLHRQRTEARRRQEEDEIHTAIPEQKMADNANLSLRQLGLLSHDMSMLDAASGGVFVDKIPIQARNFIKNMAANSQQFGTNRNDHAPRKNNEVNVSSLEKQLIELTSLVRQMTAGNGQAAKACGICASVGHATDMCPTLQEESVEEVNASVGFPGPPQWMYDPYSNTYNPGNKSKNPVLNNQMGQLATVINKLEAQHSNALPAQTIPNPRENASAITLRNGKELKVKEKEVDVLPNEELKEEPKVNDGESTKEEAPRGKFPPLSEYMPVAPFPLAIKKSRKDEGIKELYETFRRCEVNILLLDAIKQVPRYAKFLKELYTTKRKQTLKGCKKVELGENVFAVIQRKFPAKCKDPGMFSIP; from the exons ATGA GTTGTGCGTTTTGGAGGACATATGGACGGAACCTTGGAGCAAGGGAAATGATGCAACGAATTTTGAAGAAAA GTGATTTTTCTAAAGAAGAATTTCCCTACGACccggagattgaaagaactttACACAGACAAAGAACAGAAGCTCGTAGAAGACAGGAAGAGGACGAGATTCATACTGCAATTCCTGAGCAAAAGATGGCTGACAACGCAAATCTGAGccttagacaattgg gtttgttatcTCATGATATGAGCATGCTagatgcggccagtggaggagtttttgtggataaaaTTCCAATTCAAGCGAGGAATTTCATTAAGaacatggctgccaattctcaacaatttggcaccaacaggaaTGATCATGCACCAAGGAAAAAtaatgaggtaaatgtctcttcccttgagaaACAATTGATTGAACTGACGTCTCTTGTACGTCAAATGACTGCAGGGAATGGACAAGCTGCGAAGGCATGTGGAATTTGTGCTTCagtgggacatgctactgacatgtgtcccacacttcaagaagaatcAGTTGAAGAGGTGAATGCTTCTgtcggatttcctggaccaccacagtgGATGTATGATCCATATtctaacacatacaatcctg GAAACAAGAGCAAGAATCCAGTTTTGAATAaccagatgggacagctcgccactgtaatcaacaagttggaagcacaacATTCCAATGCTTTGCCAGCCCAAACAATTCCGAACCCAAGAGAGAACGCAAGTGCCAttactctaaggaatgggaaggagttgaaggtcaaggagaaagaagttgaTGTTTTGCCCAATGAGGAGCTAAAAGAAGAGCCGAAGGTGAATGATGGAGAATCAACCAAggaagaagcgccaagaggtaagtttcctccccttTCTGAATATATGCCTGTTGCTCCTTTTCCCTTAGCAATTAAGAAGTCTAGAAAAGATGAGGGGATAAAGGAACTCtatgagacttttcgtagatgtgaggtgaacATTCTattgctagatgctattaagcaggtacctcgatatgCGAAGTTCTTGAAGGAATTGTACACAacaaagaggaaacagacacTGAAGGGATGTAAGAAGGTGGAGTTAGGTGAGAATGTATTTGCAGTGATCCAAAGGAAATTTCCTGCCAagtgcaaggatccaggtatgttctctATCCCATGA